AAAGAAGAAGGAGAATTAGGTGAAGGAATAACTAGAGTATTGGATGGAGTAGTAATGTTGGTTACAGGAACTGATGAAGCAGGAGTACAAATAGGTGAATTTGGTTCTTCTGAAGGGATACTTGAAGAAAATATAATGTGGGGCAGACCAGGTTCTCCAGAAAAGGGAGAAATATTAATTAAAACTGATGTAACTATTAAAAAAGGAAAAAATATGGAACGACCAGGTCCTATGGCAGCCCACAAGGCAACTGATTTTATTACTCAAGAGATTAGAGAAGCTTTAAAGAAAGCAGATGAATCTTTAGTAGTTAGAAAAGAAGAATTTGTCCATAAAAGAAGACTAAACAAAAAAAAGGTAGTAATAGTAAAGGAGATAATGGGACAAGGGGCTATGCATGATAATTATTTAATGCCTCAAGAACCAGTAGGAGTATTAGGCGCTAAAGCCAATGTGGATTTAGGGAATGTTCCTGTAGTAGTATCTCCATTACATGTATTAGACGGTTGTGTTCATGCATTAACTTGCATAGGACCAGCATCTAAGGAGACTTCTAGACATTATTTTAGAGAACCTTTGGTGTTGGAAGCTATGTTGGATGATGAAATAGATTTAGCAGCTGTAGTATTTGTAGGTTCTCCTCAAGCTAATTCAGAAAAATTCTATGTATCAAAATTATTAGGTTTAACTATAGAAGCTATGGATGTAGATGGTGCTATAGTTACTACAGAGGGATTTGGAAACAATCATGTGGATTTTGCCAGTCATATAGAAGAAATAGGGAAAAGAGGTATACCTGTGGTGGGAATGACTTTTGCAGCAGTACAAGGTCAATTAGTTGTAGGTAATGAGCATATGGATGCTATGGTGGAATTAAATAAATCTGAGGAAGGAATTGAAAATGAAATATTAGAAAACAACTGTTTATGTCAAGAAGATGCTATAAGAGCATTATATATGCTAAAAGCTAAAATGGCAGGAGAAGAAATACTACCACCTGAAAGAAAATACGGTAAAGATGTAATATTAAATAATATAAGATTAATTGAAAAAGCAACTGATAGAAAAATAGAGTTAGTAGACAATGAAACTTCTTTAAAAATAAGTCAAAATAGAAGAAATGAATATGAAAAGGATGCAGAATAAATCATGGATAAGCTAAATTTTATATCATCAGAGAGATATTACGAGGGAATAATTATAGAGCTGACTGATGGTTCAGTAGTTATAGATTTAAATGGTCGAATGGGGCAGTTAAGACTTCCTAGAAGAATGTTAATTTGTCAAAATGAACCAAAAGAAGGACAACGAGTTGGGTTTTTGATGACTTATCCGGAAGTAATTGATGAAGAAATAAATAAAAATTATTTAAAATCAGCTAAAGATCAATTACGAAAAAGAATAGATAGTGGAAATATAATTTAAGGAGGGATACTTTATGGACATGACTGTGATAAAAGGATTACAATCTGAAATATATGTTCCTATTACTCCTAAACCAGTTTGGACGCCAGTCACTAAGCCTTTGGATGAAATGGTAATTGCTCTAGTTACAGCTGCAGGGGTGCACCTTAAGTCTGATAAAAGGTTTAATTTAGCAGGGGATACTTCCTATAGGATAATACCTGGTGATGTTGATAGCAATGATTTAATGGTAACTCATGGAGGATATGATAATTCAGATGTTAATAAAGATATAAATTGTATGTTTCCAATAGATAGGCTTAGAGAGTTAGTTGAAGAGGGATTTATTAAAGGAGTAGCACCTAAACACATTGGGTTTATGGGCGGTGGTGGAAATGTGGATGCATTTAGGGAAAAAACTGGACCAGAAATAGCTAAAATATTGAAAGAAGAAGGTGTGGATGGAGTAGTTATGACTGGTGGGTGAGGTACATGTCACCGCTCTGCCGTGATTGTGCAGAGAGCAATTGAAGAATCAGGAATTCCGACTATTATAATAGCTGCTTTACCACCAGTAGTTAGACAAACTGGATCTCCAAGATGTACAGCTCCACTAGTACCAATGGGAGCCAATGTTGGAGAACCTAATAATCCAGAAATGCAAAGGAATATACTAAGAGATACTTTAATACAATTAGTAGAAATAGATACTCCAGGGAAAATAGTTCCATTACCTTATGAATATACAGCTAAAGTATAAAGGGGGAGTTGGATGAAACTTAAATATATAGATACTCATACTATGGGAGAACCAACTAGAATTATAATAGAGGGTATTCCTCCAATACCTGGGAGTACCATGATTGAAAAGAAAAAATACTTAGAAAAAAATTTTGATTATATTAGAACTATGGCTATGCATGAGCCTAGAGGTCATAGAGATATGTTTGGTGCAGTTATAACGGAACCTTCTAATCAAG
This portion of the Keratinibaculum paraultunense genome encodes:
- the prdA gene encoding D-proline reductase (dithiol) proprotein PrdA; its protein translation is MAITKEQAMEHKDSYAITCCRFEEGTVIEPSHIEDPNLIPDLEESGLIEIPEDCLKIGEVLGATLKKTVDALTPLTPDLVEGYTKLEETSREEIEEIDKEVSVNEDESTERHEKGINNIKIQIGEGKDINIEIPFPVITSSAVSSTPITEEIKGEKSSPEEEKELRRLTRKYFKIDKVEFGHETKIDGTTLIIREDAYKEAIDSQELVVDMKVDIITPDRYNEFSNTIMDVQPIATKEEGELGEGITRVLDGVVMLVTGTDEAGVQIGEFGSSEGILEENIMWGRPGSPEKGEILIKTDVTIKKGKNMERPGPMAAHKATDFITQEIREALKKADESLVVRKEEFVHKRRLNKKKVVIVKEIMGQGAMHDNYLMPQEPVGVLGAKANVDLGNVPVVVSPLHVLDGCVHALTCIGPASKETSRHYFREPLVLEAMLDDEIDLAAVVFVGSPQANSEKFYVSKLLGLTIEAMDVDGAIVTTEGFGNNHVDFASHIEEIGKRGIPVVGMTFAAVQGQLVVGNEHMDAMVELNKSEEGIENEILENNCLCQEDAIRALYMLKAKMAGEEILPPERKYGKDVILNNIRLIEKATDRKIELVDNETSLKISQNRRNEYEKDAE
- a CDS encoding CBO2463/CBO2479 domain-containing protein is translated as MDKLNFISSERYYEGIIIELTDGSVVIDLNGRMGQLRLPRRMLICQNEPKEGQRVGFLMTYPEVIDEEINKNYLKSAKDQLRKRIDSGNII
- the prdB gene encoding D-proline reductase (dithiol) protein PrdB, translating into MDMTVIKGLQSEIYVPITPKPVWTPVTKPLDEMVIALVTAAGVHLKSDKRFNLAGDTSYRIIPGDVDSNDLMVTHGGYDNSDVNKDINCMFPIDRLRELVEEGFIKGVAPKHIGFMGGGGNVDAFREKTGPEIAKILKEEGVDGVVMTGGUGTCHRSAVIVQRAIEESGIPTIIIAALPPVVRQTGSPRCTAPLVPMGANVGEPNNPEMQRNILRDTLIQLVEIDTPGKIVPLPYEYTAKV